The following proteins are co-located in the Silene latifolia isolate original U9 population chromosome 1, ASM4854445v1, whole genome shotgun sequence genome:
- the LOC141607921 gene encoding pentatricopeptide repeat-containing protein At2g29760, chloroplastic-like — protein sequence MKNSLLSHLFIKSRFITSQRSSFSLHSIRFHNHSTLPNSWNTSTSTMIITNPILQSMQKCATMSQLKQIQAQMTRKGLFFHVFPVSRIIAFCALSDHGDINYAHLIFDQILSSNVYIWNTMIKGFCRAGNYAMGVSFFRKMVRDEVEFDGRSFVFALKAFAGVSGFREGRGVHCMVSKLGFGEYVLVGNGLIHFYADGGFLSFARQVFDECRERDVVTWTAMIDGYVQRNCPDEALSLFGLMLCGEVVPNEVTMITLLSACALKGNLKLGKIIHSYIEKVDVECTLNLMNSMLDMYVKCGGLTAARRLFELMERRDVFSWTSMVNGYARHGELEMARRYFNEMPVKNVVAWNAMIAGYSQNNQPKDALELFQAMVEGGLVPIEATLVSVLSACAQSSCLDLGRRIHSHYIHQNRIKLSPSLGNALIDMYAKSGQIDMAEELFNEMPKRDLVTWNTMIVGYADHGNANKALNLFDKMRDLGIKPDHITYIGILSACSHAGLVSIGRKHFLDMEQVFGLLAKVEHYACMIDLLGRGGLLGEAFDMIKAMPMEPDEAVWGALLNACRMHGNVDLGKIAAEKLIDLDPEDSGTYMLLANILSREGRWEDVSSTRNMMREKGVKKTRGSSSVEVEGEFHEFSVADDSHPRSEEIYKVLKEIFILSDLEEDLFQHVSFAENEDMVQNG from the coding sequence ATGAAAAACTCACTTCTTTCTCATCTGTTCATCAAATCACGCTTCATTACCTCTCAAAGATCCAGCTTTTCTCTACACTCCATACGCTTTCATAATCATTCAACATTACCCAATTCATGGAACACCAGCACTTCCACCATGATCATCACAAACCCAATTCTTCAATCAATGCAAAAATGCGCTACAATGTCACAACTTAAGCAAATTCAAGCTCAAATGACACGTAAAGGTCTATTCTTTCATGTTTTTCCTGTTAGTAGAATCATTGCTTTTTGTGCTCTTTCTGATCATGGTGATATTAATTATGCTCATTTgatttttgatcaaattttgtcTTCTAATGTTTACATTTGGAATACTATGATTAAGGGTTTTTGTAGAGCTGGAAATTATGCAATGGGTGTGTCGTTTTTTCGTAAAATGGTTAGAGATGAGGTTGAATTCGATGGAAGGAGCTTTGTTTTCGCGCTTAAGGCGTTTGCAGGGGTTTCGGGTTTTCGGGAAGGGAGAGGGGTTCATTGTATGGTTTCGAAATTGGGGTTTGGAGAATATGTGTTGGTGGGAAATgggttaattcatttttatgcaGACGGCGGGTTTTTGAGTTTTGCTCGACAAGTGTTTGATGAATGTCGTGAGAGGGATGTTGTGACTTGGACTGCTATGATTGATGGGTATGTTCAGAGGAATTGTCCTGATGAGGCTTTAAGTCTCTTTGGTTTGATGTTGTGTGGTGAGGTGGTGCCTAATGAAGTTACGATGATCACATTGTTGTCGGCGTGTGCTCTTAAGGGGAATTTGAAGCTAGGAAAGATAATTCATAGTTATATAGAGAAAGTTGATGTCGAGTGTACTTTGAATTTGATGAACTCTATGTTGGATATGTATGTCAAATGTGGAGGTTTAACAGCTGCTAGAAGGTTGTTTGAACTAATGGAACGTAGGGATGTGTTTTCTTGGACTAGTATGGTGAATGGTTATGCGAGGCATGGCGAGTTAGAAATGGCTAGGAGGTATTTCAACGAGATGCCTGTGAAAAATGTTGTGGCATGGAACGCAATGATTGCTGGCTATTCTCAAAACAATCAGCCGAAGGATGCCCTAGAATTGTTTCAAGCTATGGTGGAAGGTGGTTTAGTACCCATTGAGGCAACCCTAGTCAGTGTTCTCTCTGCTTGTGCTCAGTCTAGTTGCTTGGATTTGGGTCGACGGATTCATAGCCACTATATCCATCAAAACCGAATCAAACTCAGCCCCTCGCTGGGAAATGCATTGATAGACATGTATGCTAAGAGTGGCCAAATTGACATGGCTGAGGAACTCTTCAATGAGATGCCTAAAAGAGACCTGGTAACATGGAATACCATGATTGTGGGTTATGCCGATCATGGGAATGCAAACAAGGCCTTAAACCTATTTGACAAAATGAGAGATTTGGGGATCAAGCCTGATCATATCACTTATATTGGCATCCTTTCAGCTTGTAGTCATGCCGGTTTAGTTTCCATAGGGCGTAAGCACTTCTTGGACATGGAACAAGTTTTCGGATTGTTAGCAAAGGTGGAACATTATGCTTGTATGATTGATTTACTGGGTCGGGGAGGATTGCTAGGTGAAGCTTTTGACATGATAAAGGCGATGCCTATGGAACCTGATGAAGCTGTATGGGGTGCATTGCTTAATGCATGTAGGATGCATGGAAATGTCGATCTTGGGAAAATTGCTGCTGAAAAATTGATCGATCTAGATCCAGAAGATAGTGGTACATATATGCTTCTTGCCAATATATTGTCTAGGGAGGGAAGGTGGGAAGATGTGAGCTCAACTAGAAATATGATGAGAGAAAAGGGTGTCAAGAAGACCCGAGGAAGTAGCTCTGTAGAAGTGGAGGGCGAGTTCCATGAATTTTCAGTTGCAGATGATTCCCATCCAAGATCAGAAGAAATATACAAAGTATTGAAGGAAATCTTTATCTTGTCAGATTTGGAAGAAGACTTGTTTCAGCATGTAAGTTTTGCTGAGAACGAAGATATGGTACAAAATGGCTGA